Below is a genomic region from Tepidiforma bonchosmolovskayae.
CGGCGCTGGAGGAGAGCGCGCAGGTGGCGATCCTCGCCGGGCTGGCGGGCCAGCGGCCGGGGCCGGCGGGCTGAGCGGCTACTGCCGCCGGACGGCTCCGGGGATGCCGCTGGGGTCGATCCGCATGCCGTAGAGCTCCTGGTTGTGGCTGTGGGCGAGCTGGTGGAGGTTGAAGACAGCGAGCATCGCCTGCCACTGGCCCTGGGCTTCGAGGGTCTGGTTGACGGCCTCCTTGGCGAGCTTCAGGGCGAAGGAGGGTTTCTGGGCGATCTTCTCGGCGAGGGCGAGGGTGAAGGATTCGAGCTCTTCGCGCGGGACGACGTGGTTGACCATGCCGAGGCGGTAGGCGTCCTGGGCAGTGACCCAGTCGGCGGTGAAGAGCATCTCCTTGGCCTTGCGGGCGCCGAGCTCCCAGGGGTGGGCGAAGTATTCGACGCCGCAGACGCCCATCTGGACGACGGGGTCGGAGAACATGGCGTCGTCGCTGGCGACAATGAGGTCGCAGACCCAGGCGAGCATGAGGCCGCCGGCGATGCACTTGCCCTGGACCTGGGCGATGGTGGGCTTGAGGATGTTGCGCCAGCGGCGGCACATGCCGAGGTAGATCTCCTCTTCGACGGCCATGTAGCCTTCGGCGCCCTTTTTGTTGAACTCGCGCCAGGTGCCGACGGTGGGATAGCTGGAGAGGGGCGGGCCGCCGCCGCGGAGGTCGTGGCCGGCGGAGAAGTGGGGGCCGGCGCCGGCGAGGATGATGACCTTGACCGACTCGTCGGCGGCAGCCTCATCGAAGGCGGCGTTCAGGTCGTAGGTGAGCTGGTAGTTCTGGGCGTTGCGGGCTTCGGGGCGGTTCTGGGTGATGCGGGCAACGCCGGGCGCCGGGATTTCGTAGATGACGGTTTCGAAGGTC
It encodes:
- a CDS encoding enoyl-CoA hydratase, with the translated sequence MPTFETVIYEIPAPGVARITQNRPEARNAQNYQLTYDLNAAFDEAAADESVKVIILAGAGPHFSAGHDLRGGGPPLSSYPTVGTWREFNKKGAEGYMAVEEEIYLGMCRRWRNILKPTIAQVQGKCIAGGLMLAWVCDLIVASDDAMFSDPVVQMGVCGVEYFAHPWELGARKAKEMLFTADWVTAQDAYRLGMVNHVVPREELESFTLALAEKIAQKPSFALKLAKEAVNQTLEAQGQWQAMLAVFNLHQLAHSHNQELYGMRIDPSGIPGAVRRQ